The following are encoded in a window of Haloarcula laminariae genomic DNA:
- a CDS encoding metallophosphoesterase family protein, giving the protein MTTQPTFAPTLDAPTRRIDSSAWDDIYVVGDIHGCRGSLERLLDELDLTDDDLVVFVGDLVRKGPDSKGVLDIVRERPNLLSVRGNNEQKLIDGRKTIDALTDEDYDYVESLPVAISWDDALVVHGGINHRKPVVEHTLTELLNNRSLVPGGSYDRPYWFETRRESPRVFFGHTVLAEPFVTDHAVGLDTGCVYGGQLTAYDYRDDELVTVEPPETYVSRSADSIVEPRLAEPAEGQ; this is encoded by the coding sequence ATGACCACTCAACCGACGTTCGCTCCGACGCTCGACGCACCGACACGGCGTATCGACTCCAGCGCGTGGGACGACATCTACGTCGTCGGCGACATCCACGGCTGCCGTGGCTCCCTGGAACGGCTGCTCGACGAACTCGACCTGACCGACGACGACCTCGTCGTCTTCGTCGGCGACCTCGTCCGGAAGGGCCCGGACAGCAAGGGCGTCCTGGATATCGTCCGGGAGCGGCCGAACCTGCTGAGCGTGCGGGGGAACAACGAGCAGAAGCTCATCGACGGCCGGAAGACCATCGACGCGCTGACCGACGAGGACTACGACTACGTCGAGTCGCTCCCGGTAGCCATCTCCTGGGACGACGCCCTCGTCGTCCACGGCGGTATCAACCACCGCAAGCCCGTCGTCGAACACACGCTGACCGAACTGCTGAACAACCGGTCGCTCGTCCCAGGCGGGAGCTACGACCGACCTTACTGGTTCGAGACGCGGCGGGAGTCCCCCCGCGTCTTCTTCGGCCACACCGTGCTGGCAGAGCCGTTCGTCACCGACCACGCCGTCGGGCTCGACACCGGCTGTGTCTACGGCGGGCAGCTGACGGCCTACGACTACCGCGACGACGAACTGGTGACGGTCGAGCCCCCCGAGACCTACGTCTCGCGGTCGGCGGACAGCATCGTCGAACCACGGCTCGCGGAGCCCGCGGAGGGACAGTGA
- the ppk1 gene encoding polyphosphate kinase 1 — MTDDVGVPAYDPDGVDLTDPDLYLNRELSELAFQRRVLHEALDERNPLLERVRFLSIVTRNLDEFVMKRIGGLKQQIQAGVTERTADGRTPAEQWEECHDALAPMLRRQAECYRETLRPVLAEAGIDILDYDDLSPAERRRMRDYFEESVLPTLTPLSFDPAHPFPFISNRSLSLAVLTRPEQGDPTFTRVKIPPNRPRLVQLDGDSRYVPLEEVVRENLDLLLPNVDIVDTALFRLTRNAEVRRDEEVAEDLIDMIEEVLEQRRFASVVRMEIDAEAHPRIRDTLQEQLDLEDREIYDLEGPLDYRAFGALTDLDRPDLKLESWTPQPHPRLRDPDSTALAQTDAERARTIFDDIDEGDVLLHHPYHDFGDTVQRFLSEAANDPDVLAVKAAIYRTASDSQVIQSLIEAAENGKQVAVMVELKARFDEQNNLEWVRRLEENGIHVAYGTIGLKTHTKTALVVRDDDDGVNLYSHVGTGNYHSETAKGYVDLGLLTADRDIGQDLVTLFNSFTGPALDEEFRKLLVSPVTMRRELTRAIRREARHAQAGRPARIVAKVNGLEDPDIVEELYRASMAGVDIDLIVRDICRLRPGIEGISENVSVHSVVGRFLEHSRIFYFENGARAARSSEMDDPPQGGEPDYYIGSADWMTRNLDYRVEAVTPVEDPALRRQLKFNLDLVLADNRKRWVMESDGSYSQQYPRDGEPVVNTQEILMRETLKARRQEDVTVGLPADYPVDSDILVGGDVSDEQAGSSTAADDAPATDDGASASENAPDEVEATDGGATDTLERHANRWYRPDSRTYDYAVRTPDGGRRYLKTRDGAVQALERYYD, encoded by the coding sequence GTGACAGACGACGTCGGCGTCCCGGCGTACGACCCGGACGGAGTGGACCTGACCGACCCCGACCTCTACCTGAACCGGGAGCTCTCCGAACTGGCCTTCCAGCGGCGGGTCCTCCACGAGGCCCTGGACGAGCGGAACCCGCTGCTGGAACGGGTCCGCTTTCTCTCTATCGTCACCAGGAACCTCGACGAGTTCGTGATGAAGCGCATCGGCGGGCTGAAACAGCAGATACAGGCCGGTGTCACCGAACGCACCGCCGACGGCCGCACGCCGGCCGAGCAGTGGGAGGAGTGCCACGACGCGCTTGCCCCCATGTTACGCCGGCAGGCGGAGTGTTACCGCGAGACGCTCCGGCCCGTGCTGGCCGAGGCCGGCATCGACATACTGGACTACGACGACCTCTCTCCGGCCGAACGCCGGCGGATGCGCGACTACTTCGAGGAATCCGTCCTCCCCACACTGACGCCGCTCTCCTTCGACCCGGCCCACCCGTTCCCGTTCATCTCGAACCGGTCGCTGTCGCTCGCGGTGTTGACCCGCCCCGAGCAGGGCGACCCGACGTTCACCAGAGTGAAGATACCGCCCAACCGGCCGCGGCTGGTGCAGCTGGACGGCGACAGCCGCTACGTCCCCCTGGAGGAAGTCGTCCGGGAGAACCTGGACCTGTTGTTGCCCAACGTCGACATCGTCGACACGGCGCTGTTCCGGCTGACCCGGAACGCCGAGGTACGGCGCGACGAGGAGGTCGCGGAGGACCTCATCGACATGATAGAGGAGGTCCTCGAACAGCGCCGCTTTGCCAGCGTCGTCCGCATGGAGATAGACGCCGAGGCCCACCCCCGCATCCGCGATACGTTACAGGAGCAACTGGACCTCGAAGACCGCGAGATATACGACCTGGAGGGGCCCCTGGACTACCGCGCGTTCGGGGCCCTGACCGACCTCGACCGCCCCGACCTCAAACTGGAGTCGTGGACGCCCCAGCCCCATCCGCGGCTCCGCGACCCGGACTCGACCGCGCTCGCACAGACCGACGCCGAGCGCGCTCGGACCATCTTCGACGACATCGACGAGGGCGACGTTCTCCTCCATCACCCCTACCACGACTTCGGCGACACCGTCCAGCGGTTCCTCTCCGAGGCGGCCAACGACCCGGACGTGCTCGCGGTGAAAGCGGCCATCTACCGGACGGCGAGTGACTCACAGGTCATCCAGTCGCTCATCGAGGCCGCCGAGAACGGGAAGCAGGTGGCGGTGATGGTCGAACTGAAGGCCCGCTTCGACGAGCAGAACAACCTGGAGTGGGTCCGGCGACTGGAGGAGAACGGCATCCACGTCGCCTACGGGACCATCGGGCTGAAGACCCACACGAAGACCGCGCTCGTGGTCCGTGACGACGACGACGGGGTCAACCTCTACTCCCACGTCGGCACCGGCAACTACCACTCCGAGACGGCCAAAGGGTACGTCGACCTCGGGCTGTTGACGGCCGACCGCGACATCGGCCAGGACCTCGTCACCCTGTTCAACTCCTTCACCGGGCCGGCGCTGGACGAGGAGTTCCGCAAACTGCTCGTCTCGCCGGTGACGATGCGGCGGGAACTCACCCGGGCCATCCGTCGGGAGGCCCGCCACGCACAGGCGGGCCGGCCCGCGCGCATCGTCGCGAAGGTCAACGGGCTGGAGGACCCCGACATCGTCGAAGAGCTCTACCGGGCCTCGATGGCGGGCGTCGACATCGACCTCATCGTCAGGGACATCTGTCGGCTCCGGCCCGGTATCGAGGGCATCAGCGAGAACGTCTCCGTCCACTCGGTCGTCGGCCGCTTCCTGGAACACTCCCGGATCTTCTACTTCGAGAACGGCGCGCGGGCGGCCCGGTCGTCGGAGATGGACGACCCGCCCCAGGGCGGCGAACCCGACTACTACATCGGCAGCGCCGACTGGATGACCCGAAACCTCGACTACCGCGTCGAGGCGGTCACGCCGGTCGAGGACCCGGCCCTCAGGCGGCAACTGAAGTTCAACTTAGACCTCGTCCTCGCGGACAACCGCAAGCGGTGGGTGATGGAGAGCGACGGTAGTTACAGCCAGCAGTACCCCCGCGACGGGGAGCCGGTGGTCAACACGCAGGAAATCCTGATGCGCGAGACGCTGAAAGCCCGCCGCCAGGAGGACGTAACCGTCGGGTTGCCGGCGGACTACCCGGTCGACAGCGACATCCTGGTGGGTGGTGACGTGTCGGACGAGCAGGCCGGTAGTTCGACTGCGGCCGACGACGCGCCGGCCACGGACGACGGCGCCTCCGCCTCGGAAAACGCGCCGGACGAAGTGGAAGCGACCGACGGCGGCGCGACCGACACGCTCGAACGGCACGCTAACCGCTGGTATCGGCCGGACAGCCGGACCTACGACTACGCGGTTCGGACGCCGGACGGTGGGCGGCGATATCTGAAAACGAGAGACGGCGCGGTACAGGCGCTCGAACGGTACTACGACTAA
- a CDS encoding sodium:calcium antiporter — protein sequence MPLLVDVGIILAATVAIWKGSDWLEAASERLAAYYGLPDVVQGAIIVAVGSSFPELSTVVVAALGGSMPLGVGAIVGSAIFNVLVIPAVAGITTDGDVDSNRTLVYKEAQFYMLAVSVLLITFALAVIYYPATASLSGTVTRPLSAIPLALYGLYVFIQYQDTADHESDPDTAAGIDARRQWAFLLAGLAVILVAVENLVHSVGVIGRTFGLDEFLLGVTVLAAATSLPDTLVSVRAARDGNGVTSLANVLGSNTFDLLVAIPAGVLIAGAWTVDFAMAVPMFGVLTGATVLLFTALRTDLALSTPESYALLAAYLLFVAWVVAETAGLVGGILPN from the coding sequence ATGCCTTTGCTGGTCGACGTTGGTATCATCCTCGCCGCGACGGTCGCCATCTGGAAGGGCAGCGACTGGCTGGAGGCGGCAAGCGAGCGGCTCGCGGCCTACTATGGGCTCCCCGACGTGGTCCAGGGCGCCATCATCGTCGCCGTCGGCTCGTCGTTCCCGGAGCTATCGACGGTGGTCGTCGCGGCCCTGGGCGGGTCGATGCCGCTGGGCGTCGGCGCCATCGTCGGTTCGGCTATCTTCAACGTCCTCGTCATCCCGGCCGTCGCCGGTATCACCACCGACGGCGACGTCGACTCGAACCGCACGCTCGTCTACAAGGAGGCGCAGTTCTACATGCTCGCCGTCTCCGTCCTGCTCATCACGTTCGCGCTGGCGGTCATCTACTACCCGGCCACGGCGTCGCTTTCGGGGACCGTCACCCGCCCGCTCTCGGCTATCCCGCTTGCGCTCTACGGCCTGTACGTCTTCATCCAGTACCAGGACACCGCCGACCACGAGAGCGACCCCGACACGGCCGCGGGTATCGACGCCCGCCGCCAGTGGGCCTTCCTGCTGGCCGGGCTGGCCGTCATCCTCGTCGCGGTCGAGAACCTCGTCCACTCGGTCGGGGTCATCGGCCGGACGTTCGGCCTCGACGAGTTCCTCCTGGGCGTGACCGTCCTCGCGGCGGCGACGAGTCTGCCGGACACGCTGGTCAGCGTGCGCGCCGCCCGCGACGGCAACGGCGTCACCTCGCTCGCGAACGTCCTCGGGTCGAACACGTTCGACCTGCTGGTCGCCATCCCGGCCGGGGTCCTCATCGCCGGCGCCTGGACCGTCGACTTCGCGATGGCGGTGCCGATGTTCGGCGTCCTCACCGGCGCGACTGTCCTTCTCTTTACCGCGCTCCGGACGGACCTCGCGCTCTCGACGCCGGAGTCGTACGCGCTGCTGGCGGCCTACCTCCTGTTTGTCGCCTGGGTCGTCGCCGAGACGGCCGGCCTTGTCGGTGGCATCTTGCCTAATTGA
- the pyrF gene encoding orotidine-5'-phosphate decarboxylase — protein sequence MNFFDRLADRIAVADSVVSVGLDPDPDRLPDAVADADLPRWQFNRRIIDATHEHAACYKPNAAFYEDADGWRALRETIAYAHGKDVPVLLDAKRGDIGNTARQYAEILSDDSGPAADAITVNPFLGRDSLEPFLQRAEKGVFVLGRTSNPGGADLQDLELASGEKLYERVVHLADLWNDNGNVGLVVGATNPEELADIRELVPDIPFLVPGVGAQGGDAEAAVEHGLADGVGLVNSSRGIIFAGEEAADRGDPEKFFEAAGRSAKQLKDQLNQYR from the coding sequence ATGAACTTCTTCGACCGGTTGGCCGACCGCATCGCGGTCGCCGACAGCGTGGTCTCGGTGGGGCTGGACCCCGACCCCGACCGCCTGCCCGACGCGGTGGCCGACGCCGACCTCCCCCGCTGGCAGTTCAACCGCCGTATCATCGACGCGACGCACGAACACGCCGCCTGCTACAAACCCAACGCAGCGTTCTACGAGGACGCCGACGGGTGGCGGGCGCTCCGGGAGACCATCGCGTACGCGCACGGGAAAGACGTGCCAGTCCTGCTCGACGCCAAGCGCGGCGACATCGGGAACACCGCCCGCCAGTACGCGGAGATTCTCTCCGACGACAGCGGCCCCGCGGCCGACGCCATCACCGTCAACCCCTTCCTGGGGCGGGATTCGCTCGAACCGTTCCTCCAGCGCGCCGAGAAGGGCGTGTTCGTCCTCGGGCGCACCTCCAACCCCGGCGGCGCCGACCTCCAGGACCTCGAACTGGCCTCCGGCGAGAAGCTGTACGAGCGGGTGGTCCACCTCGCGGACCTCTGGAACGACAACGGCAACGTCGGCCTCGTCGTCGGCGCGACCAACCCCGAGGAACTCGCCGACATCCGAGAGCTCGTCCCCGACATCCCCTTCCTCGTCCCCGGTGTCGGCGCCCAGGGCGGGGACGCCGAGGCGGCCGTCGAACACGGGCTGGCCGACGGCGTCGGGCTGGTCAACTCCTCCCGCGGTATCATCTTCGCGGGCGAAGAGGCGGCCGACCGCGGCGACCCAGAGAAGTTCTTCGAGGCCGCCGGCCGGTCGGCGAAGCAGCTGAAAGACCAGCTCAACCAGTACCGCTGA
- a CDS encoding phosphate uptake regulator PhoU yields METRKVQVTGGSTYTVSLPKDWATSNDVSAGSVVEFHAEEDLLLLAPKHDEDRVEGALDIDGLENPHELTRAVMTMYVSGFDVIQLEATRITAEQRRIIRDATQGLVGLEVIEETSDRIVLQDLLDSSELSIHNAITRMRLVSLTMLSDAVEALIEDDDDLAANVMQRDDDVDRLWYMVSRVFRTVLRNPTAANEIGFPRETVFDYQSSARQLERIADHATKIASLSMEIGEISGDTADLLRQLESEATTVPEMAMDALLTEDSDEAVEQANDAQSRIPAVDETARDIDSKVRKADPESAQILGRIVDSLSRTADYGGNIAESALQKAAPRP; encoded by the coding sequence ATGGAAACTCGCAAGGTGCAGGTGACGGGCGGTTCGACGTACACCGTGTCGCTACCGAAAGACTGGGCAACATCAAACGACGTGAGCGCGGGCAGCGTCGTCGAGTTCCACGCGGAGGAGGACCTGCTGTTGCTCGCACCGAAACACGACGAGGACCGCGTCGAGGGGGCTCTCGACATCGACGGGCTCGAAAACCCGCACGAGCTCACGCGTGCGGTGATGACGATGTACGTCAGCGGCTTCGACGTCATCCAGCTGGAGGCGACCCGCATCACGGCCGAGCAGCGGCGTATCATCCGGGACGCCACCCAGGGGCTGGTCGGCCTCGAAGTCATCGAGGAGACCTCCGACCGCATCGTCCTCCAGGACCTGCTCGACTCCTCGGAGCTGTCGATTCACAACGCCATCACGCGCATGCGGCTGGTCTCCCTGACCATGCTCTCCGACGCCGTCGAGGCGCTCATCGAGGACGACGACGACCTCGCCGCGAACGTGATGCAGCGCGACGACGACGTCGACCGCCTCTGGTACATGGTCTCGCGGGTGTTCCGCACCGTCCTCCGCAATCCGACGGCGGCAAACGAGATCGGCTTCCCCCGGGAGACGGTCTTCGACTACCAGTCGAGCGCCCGCCAGCTCGAACGCATCGCCGACCACGCCACCAAGATAGCGAGCCTCTCGATGGAGATCGGCGAGATAAGCGGCGACACCGCCGACCTGCTCCGCCAGCTCGAATCGGAGGCGACCACCGTCCCCGAGATGGCGATGGACGCCCTGCTGACCGAGGACTCCGACGAAGCGGTCGAGCAGGCCAACGACGCCCAGAGCCGCATCCCGGCGGTCGACGAGACCGCCCGCGACATCGACAGCAAAGTCCGCAAGGCCGACCCCGAGAGCGCTCAGATTCTCGGCCGCATCGTCGACTCCCTGTCCCGGACCGCCGACTACGGCGGCAACATCGCCGAGAGCGCCCTCCAGAAAGCCGCGCCGCGACCTTAG
- a CDS encoding PstS family phosphate ABC transporter substrate-binding protein — protein MRRETAPRVSRRNFLLGAGTTGVAALSGCIQRRSEYDGGDGETGGPVTGEIAVAGSSTVFPLTRTMRVEFQKEYPEVDISVSSTGTGGGFGNFFCTGDRALNNASRPIKDSEVEQCGENGIEPVELRVATDAMTVVVNNDADWVDCVTVDELAQIWGPDGADRWSDVREDWPDEPFELYGPASTSGTFDYFTESIIGEEDAHREDYQPTEDDNTIVTGVSGDDHGMGYFGFAHYQGNSDAVKALEIEDPETENGCVAPTLENAAAGDYTPLSRPLFLYVSRDALQRPAVREFCRFYVRNATSRALVSDAVGYVPLTEEQRSIQRGRLEHAIDIANGRATE, from the coding sequence ATGAGACGCGAGACAGCGCCACGAGTGTCGCGACGCAATTTTTTACTCGGCGCCGGCACGACCGGGGTGGCTGCCCTCTCGGGCTGTATCCAGCGTCGGTCCGAGTACGACGGTGGGGATGGGGAGACCGGGGGGCCAGTGACGGGGGAAATCGCTGTCGCCGGCAGTAGCACCGTCTTTCCGCTCACCAGGACGATGCGAGTCGAGTTTCAGAAGGAGTATCCCGAGGTCGACATCTCGGTCTCCTCGACCGGGACCGGTGGCGGGTTCGGGAACTTCTTCTGTACCGGTGATAGGGCGCTGAACAACGCGAGTCGGCCGATAAAGGACAGCGAAGTCGAGCAGTGCGGGGAGAACGGCATCGAACCGGTGGAGCTGCGCGTGGCCACCGACGCGATGACCGTCGTCGTCAACAACGACGCCGACTGGGTCGACTGTGTCACCGTCGACGAACTGGCCCAGATCTGGGGGCCCGACGGCGCGGACCGGTGGAGCGACGTCCGCGAGGACTGGCCCGACGAGCCCTTCGAACTGTACGGCCCCGCGTCCACGTCGGGGACGTTCGACTACTTCACCGAGAGCATCATCGGCGAGGAGGACGCCCATCGGGAGGACTACCAGCCGACCGAGGACGACAACACCATCGTCACCGGCGTCAGCGGCGACGACCACGGGATGGGCTACTTCGGCTTCGCCCACTACCAGGGCAACAGCGACGCGGTGAAAGCCCTCGAAATCGAGGACCCCGAGACGGAGAACGGTTGTGTCGCTCCGACGCTCGAAAACGCCGCGGCCGGCGACTACACGCCGCTGTCGCGCCCGCTCTTCCTCTACGTCTCCAGGGACGCGCTCCAGCGGCCGGCCGTCAGGGAGTTCTGCCGGTTCTACGTCCGGAACGCGACGAGTCGGGCGCTCGTCTCCGACGCCGTCGGCTACGTTCCCCTGACCGAGGAGCAGCGCTCCATCCAGCGCGGGCGTCTCGAACACGCTATCGACATCGCAAACGGCAGGGCAACAGAATGA
- a CDS encoding 30S ribosomal protein S8e, translating into MQDQGRSPRKRTGGRRRPNHKKKKHELGRQPTETQVGDQKLKVVHSRGNTSKVRAVTTNVASVADGGETVEATIEQVTENPSNPNYARRNIITKGAIVETSEGQARVTSRPGQDGQVNAVLVE; encoded by the coding sequence ATGCAAGACCAGGGACGCTCCCCACGCAAGCGGACAGGCGGCCGACGGCGACCGAACCACAAGAAGAAGAAACACGAGCTGGGACGCCAGCCCACCGAGACCCAGGTCGGCGACCAGAAGCTCAAGGTCGTCCACTCGCGGGGCAACACGAGCAAGGTCCGCGCCGTGACGACGAACGTCGCGTCGGTCGCCGACGGCGGCGAGACCGTCGAGGCCACCATCGAGCAGGTCACCGAGAACCCCTCGAACCCCAACTACGCCCGTCGTAACATCATCACGAAGGGCGCCATCGTCGAGACGAGCGAGGGCCAGGCGCGGGTCACCTCCCGTCCCGGCCAGGACGGCCAGGTCAACGCCGTCCTCGTCGAGTAA
- a CDS encoding DUF2240 family protein: protein MSLKTAVAAPFRQRGTDRMAESEFVVALSLDRNWFSPDQAKTLVDVATSEGLLERDDDALVTGFDASSTAIPDGFRPGEEILQSRSTFEQVLDAVVEAGVEKQTAVADINKRQSELGVTLDAAAVVYARSEGVDVSGIAAEVREGL from the coding sequence ATGAGTCTGAAGACGGCCGTGGCCGCGCCGTTTCGCCAGCGGGGGACCGACCGGATGGCCGAGAGCGAGTTCGTCGTGGCGCTGTCGCTGGACCGCAACTGGTTCTCACCGGACCAGGCCAAGACGCTGGTCGACGTGGCCACCAGCGAGGGGCTTCTCGAACGGGACGACGACGCGCTGGTCACGGGTTTCGACGCGTCGTCGACGGCGATTCCCGACGGGTTCCGGCCGGGCGAGGAGATACTCCAGTCCCGGTCGACGTTCGAACAGGTGTTGGACGCGGTCGTCGAGGCCGGCGTCGAGAAGCAGACGGCCGTCGCGGACATCAACAAGCGCCAGTCGGAACTGGGCGTGACCCTCGACGCGGCGGCAGTCGTCTACGCCCGCAGCGAGGGGGTCGACGTGAGCGGTATCGCCGCCGAGGTCAGGGAGGGGCTCTGA
- the cofG gene encoding 7,8-didemethyl-8-hydroxy-5-deazariboflavin synthase subunit CofG — MIPGAGEYDVDLSIDERDIERLLSVMPEDVEAAPELSYCRNVFVPLTTACRYTCTYCTYYDPPGEATLMSPEEIRETCRAGAAAGCTEALFTFGDDPDDRYTELYDQLDSLGHGSVHEYLREACEIALSEGLLPHANPGDQTREQMATVADVNASMGVMLETTADVQAHGGPRAKSPGQRLATIRTAGELGVPFTTGILVGIGEDWRDRAESILAIAAMHERYGHIQEVIVQPVVENERWRGGSPDLATMRRATAMARAGLPADVSVQVPPNLAPARELVDCGIDDLGGVSPVTDDHINPDYAWPAVKELEAVADAAGVPLCERLPVYERFVEAGWCPPAIERAIGAEGAAGRRFRAVLERGENPTTPVSSD; from the coding sequence GTGATTCCGGGCGCCGGCGAATACGACGTCGACCTGTCCATCGACGAGCGGGACATCGAGCGGCTGCTGTCGGTGATGCCCGAGGACGTCGAGGCGGCGCCCGAACTGAGCTACTGCCGGAACGTCTTCGTCCCTCTGACGACCGCCTGCCGGTACACCTGCACCTACTGCACGTACTACGACCCGCCGGGAGAGGCGACGCTCATGTCGCCCGAGGAGATACGCGAGACCTGCCGGGCCGGGGCCGCGGCGGGCTGTACGGAGGCCCTGTTCACGTTCGGCGACGACCCCGACGACCGCTACACGGAGCTGTACGACCAGCTCGACTCGCTGGGGCACGGGAGCGTCCACGAGTACCTGCGCGAGGCCTGCGAAATCGCGCTCTCCGAGGGACTGCTCCCCCACGCGAACCCGGGCGACCAGACGCGCGAGCAGATGGCCACCGTCGCGGACGTGAACGCCTCGATGGGCGTGATGCTGGAGACGACGGCCGACGTGCAGGCCCACGGCGGGCCGCGGGCGAAGTCGCCGGGCCAGCGCCTCGCGACGATTCGGACCGCCGGGGAGCTTGGCGTCCCCTTCACGACGGGTATCCTGGTGGGCATCGGCGAGGACTGGCGCGACCGGGCCGAGAGTATCCTCGCCATCGCGGCGATGCACGAGCGCTACGGGCATATCCAGGAGGTCATCGTCCAGCCGGTCGTCGAGAACGAGCGGTGGCGCGGCGGGTCGCCGGACCTGGCGACGATGCGGCGCGCGACGGCGATGGCCCGTGCCGGACTGCCGGCGGACGTGTCGGTCCAGGTCCCGCCCAACCTCGCGCCGGCCCGCGAGCTCGTCGACTGTGGCATCGACGACCTGGGCGGGGTGTCGCCGGTGACCGACGACCACATCAACCCCGACTACGCCTGGCCGGCGGTCAAGGAGCTGGAGGCCGTCGCCGACGCCGCGGGCGTCCCGCTGTGCGAGCGGCTGCCGGTCTACGAGCGGTTCGTCGAGGCGGGGTGGTGTCCGCCGGCCATCGAGCGGGCCATCGGCGCCGAGGGGGCGGCCGGCCGTCGGTTCCGGGCGGTGCTGGAGCGGGGCGAGAACCCGACGACGCCGGTCAGCTCCGACTGA
- the cofH gene encoding 7,8-didemethyl-8-hydroxy-5-deazariboflavin synthase subunit CofH, whose translation MSDATLPAGGFAQQPVTDQSFENALAKARDGKRLTVADGVELITTGTDVEGIHTGRKEQVLEAADRRRAEVVGDEVTFVANLNNNVTTACNTGCLFCNFKDRSEQFRSDYQQDHGGFTKTPAESREIVGDAVDRGIYEVCSVSGLHPALALDDEHIEMLEASDREDLNYRPASEYDTDPGTYCEQIRAMDVGDVHVHSMTPEEAYHARRGTDWSYEEVFRRLKDAGLDSVPGTAAEILVDEVREVICPGKIDSAEWLEAMEAAADVGLGTTATIMYGHVENARHRVEHLRKVRALQDRTGAITEFVPLSFVHEETPLYDRGMVEGGASDDEDELMIAVSRLFLDNIDHIQSSWVKYGDSGGLKMLTCGADDFMGTILSEEITKRAGGDYGEFRSVREYADMITAIGRTPVERSTDYEQRRVVDPEADVLGPTLGPRADGTPLLR comes from the coding sequence ATGTCGGACGCGACGCTGCCGGCGGGCGGGTTCGCCCAGCAGCCGGTCACCGACCAGTCCTTCGAGAACGCGCTGGCGAAGGCCAGAGACGGCAAGCGACTGACCGTGGCCGACGGCGTCGAACTCATCACTACCGGGACCGACGTCGAGGGTATCCACACCGGTCGCAAGGAACAGGTCCTGGAGGCCGCCGACCGCCGCCGCGCGGAGGTGGTCGGCGACGAGGTCACCTTCGTCGCGAACCTCAACAACAACGTCACCACCGCGTGCAACACGGGCTGTCTGTTCTGTAACTTCAAGGACCGCTCCGAGCAGTTCCGCAGCGACTACCAGCAGGACCACGGCGGCTTCACGAAGACCCCCGCCGAGTCCCGCGAGATAGTCGGCGACGCGGTGGACCGGGGTATCTACGAGGTGTGTTCCGTCTCGGGGTTACACCCCGCGCTCGCGCTGGACGACGAGCACATCGAGATGCTCGAAGCCAGCGACCGGGAGGACCTGAACTACCGGCCGGCGAGCGAGTACGACACGGACCCGGGCACCTACTGTGAGCAGATTCGGGCGATGGATGTCGGGGACGTCCACGTCCATTCGATGACCCCGGAGGAGGCCTACCACGCCCGCCGAGGGACTGACTGGTCCTACGAGGAGGTGTTCCGGCGGCTCAAAGACGCCGGGCTGGACAGCGTTCCGGGGACGGCCGCCGAGATTCTCGTCGACGAGGTGCGGGAGGTCATCTGTCCCGGGAAGATAGACAGCGCCGAGTGGCTCGAAGCGATGGAGGCCGCCGCCGACGTGGGCCTCGGAACGACGGCGACTATCATGTACGGCCACGTCGAGAACGCCCGCCACCGGGTCGAACACCTCCGGAAAGTGCGGGCGCTACAGGACCGGACCGGCGCCATCACGGAGTTCGTCCCGCTCTCGTTCGTCCACGAGGAGACGCCGCTGTACGACCGCGGGATGGTCGAGGGGGGCGCCAGCGACGACGAGGACGAACTGATGATAGCCGTCTCCAGACTGTTCCTTGACAACATCGACCACATTCAGTCCTCGTGGGTGAAATACGGGGACAGCGGGGGGCTGAAGATGCTCACCTGCGGCGCCGACGACTTCATGGGGACCATCCTCTCCGAGGAGATAACCAAGCGGGCCGGCGGCGACTACGGGGAGTTCCGCTCCGTGCGGGAGTACGCCGACATGATAACCGCTATCGGCCGCACGCCGGTCGAGCGGTCGACGGACTACGAGCAGCGCCGCGTCGTCGACCCGGAGGCGGACGTACTGGGACCGACGCTGGGCCCCCGCGCCGACGGGACGCCGCTGCTCCGCTGA